The DNA sequence GGAGTTCGGGCGGGGATAGTAGCTGACTGAGTGAAGATCGTTAGTTCAGTGCGATATGGAAGCCGTAGTAGAATCGGTCGATAGTCTCTTCTACCGTAGAACGTAGCAACGCTAATCTCTTCACTGCGAGATTCAACTTTGTTTGAGATTGCCTCTTTGGCAGTGAAGCCGATTGCTCCTACAAACATGGCTGTGAAAAATGTCAGAACAACACGATCTGATGCGCGATTAAACCACGTGTAACAGGAAATACCAAGAATTATAAAAACCGCAAGGGCAATGAATGATATTTTCATCAATGTATCCTATGGGGACTTAACCTGTGGTCTCTCCCATTGAGTAATTTGTTTCGTGCCCTTACATCAATGCGATGAAACAGTACCTTCTGATTATGTTGTTCTTTAATCACCCATGAGTGACTTTTGTGTGCATTTTACTGAAAAAGTATACGAGCACAGAGAACAAACGGCGATTGAAACTGGATGGATCATCGAAAATGAAAAAAATAAGTTCTATCAATCCAACGCTACCAAATCGCTCAAGCCAGTACCCCTTCCAGTAAATGATCCTCATCCGCCGGGCCGATCAGCCGCTGATCCAACCCCTGGTACGGCACCTTCAGCTTGCGGGCGTCGAGCCCCGTCAGATGCAGAATCGTTGACTGCAGATCGCGGACGCTGGCTTTCTTTTCGGTGACGAAGTAGCCGAGTTCGTCGGTTTCGCCGTAGGAGACGCCGCCTTTGATGCCGCCGCCGGCCATCCAGATGGTGTAGCAGTGCGGGTGGTGGTCGCGGCCCAGGAAGGTGGAGCCGTTGCGGGCTTCGTTCATCGAGGTGCGGCCGAATTCGCCGCTCCAGACGATCAGCGTTTCATCCAATAGACCCCGCTGCTTGAGGTCGGTAATCAACGCGTACAGCGGGCGGTCGATGTCTTTGGCCTTGTTCGGCACCGCGGTGATCAGGTCGTTCCCCTTGCTTGTGCCGTGCATGTCCCAGCCGTAGTCGAACAGCTGGATGAACCGCACGCCCCGTTCCACCATTCGGCGGGCCAATAGGCAGTTGTTCGCGAACGAAGGCGCACCGCCGGTCGTGCCGTAGAGTTCGTGCGTCGCTTTGGTTTCGCTGGTCAGATCGACGGCTTCGGGAACCGACATCTGCATACGGAACGCGAGCTCGTACTGGTTGATGCGGGTCAGCGTTTCCGGGTTACCGAACTGCTTGAGCTCGAATTCATTCAGCTTCTTCAGCGCATCCAGGCTCCGCCGACGGACCTCCCGGTTGATCCCTTTCGGGTTCGAGACGTACAGAATCGGGTCGCCGCTGGTCCGGCACTGCACCCCCTGGTAGACGGACGGCAGAAAGCCGCTGCCCCACAGGCTCTTCCCGCCACTCGGGTCGCTGCCGCCGCTGAGCAGCACCATGAACCCGGGCAGGTTTTTGTTTTCCGAACCGAGACCGTAGGTGATCCACGACCCCATCGAGGCCCCGCCGAATCGGGGGGCTCCGGTATACAGGAACAGCTGGGCGGGCGCGTGGTTGAACTGATCGGTGTGCATCGACTTGATGACGGCCACGTCGTCGGCGACCTTCTGGAAGTTCGGCAGCAGCTCGCTCATCCAGGTGCCGCCTTCGCCGTACTGTTTGAATTTGTACGGCGTTCCCAGCATCTTGGGATGTCCCTTGATGAACGCGAAGCCGCGGCCTTTCAGGAACGAATCGGGGCAGGGCTGCATGTTACGTTTGACCAGCTCCGGCTTATAGTCAAACAGTTCCTGCTGCGGAGGCGAACCGGCCATGTGCAGGAAGATCACATGTTTGGCTTTCGCGGGCAGGCGGAACGGCGGCGCTTCCGGCTGTTCCGGTTTATTGGCGGCGGCACGGTTGTTCTCCGCGAGCATCGCTCCCAGGGCGATCGAACCGATGCCGGTTGACCCCTGGGCGAGAAAGTGGCGGCGGGTTACCGCCTGCAGTTGCTGTTGTTTCAAATTCATCGGTCTATCCTTTCGTGAGAACGCCATCCATGTTGAGCAGCACGTTGGCGATCACGGTCCAGGCTGCGAGTTCTGCGGGGTTGTATTTTTCAGGCAGCGGATGCAGCGGATTCTCCAGGAGCTGTTTCGCTTCCTCGGGATGCGCTGCATAGTAGGCCTTTTCAGATTCATAAAGTTCGAGCAGCGGCTGCACCTGCTCGGGTTGCGGCGGACGGAGCAGACAGAGCTGGAGCCCATACTCGATGCGGGACTCCGTTGTCGTTCCCCCTTCCTCATACAGTCGTCGAGCCAGGGCCTGCGAGATTTCGATAAAGACGGGATCGTTCATCGTAATCATCGCCTGCAGCGGCGTATTGGTATTGATGCGACGGATCGTACAGATCTCCCGACTGGGGGCGTCGAAGGTTGCCATCGAAGGGTAGGGGACCGTACGTCGCCAGAAGGTATACAGACCCCGGCGGTAACGATCCTTGTCTTTGCTGGTGGCCCAGGTCCGCTGACCGTTGAACGCAGCCCGCCAGATCCCCTCGGGTTGCACCGGATAGACGGACGGCCCGCCGACCTGCTTCGTCAACAGACCACTGACGGCCAGTGCCTGGTCACGGATCATCTCCGCCGACAGACGGAACCGCGGTCCGCGGGAGAGCAGCCGGTTCTTGGGATCTTTCTGAATGTGAATCGGCTCTGTCGTCGATGCCTGCCGATAGGTGTTGGACATCACGATGGTTTTCAGCAGGGCTTTCATGTCCCAGCCGTTCTCTACGAATTCGGTGGCCAGCCAGTCCAGCAGTTGCGGATGACTGGGGAGCTCGCCCTGGGTACCGAAGTCTTCTTCGGTGACGACCAGTCCCGCCCCAAACAGCTGCGACCAGTAACGGTTCACAGCGACTCGCGCGGTCAGCGGATTAGCTGGATCGGTGAGCCACTTTGCGACTGCGATGCGGTTGTTGGGTGTCTCTTTCGGAGCCGGGTTGAACGAACTCAGCAGCGCCGGTTCGACCAGGTCGCCCGGCTGCAGGAAACTGCCCCGCACCATGATGTGTGTTTTCCGCTGCTTGTCGGCCGGCAACTCTTCCATGATGGGCAGCTGCGGATATTTCGGTTTTGCTTTCTGCAGTTTGGCGATCTCGTCCCGCGTCGGTTTGAGCAGTGGTGCGACGCCGCGGTAATACGCGGCCAGCTTGTCGCGCTGCGCCGGCGTACGGGCTTCGGAGAGGGTATCGACAATCGCCAGAATGTCATCGGGTACCTTGAGCCGGGGCTCGAGCTGGGAATCATTCGTGAACGACAGCCGGAAGTGTCCCAGGGCGTACTGGGGATCTTTGTAATTGTGTGACAGCGTGACGATCAACCGCTGTTTGCCTGTCGGCTGCGCGGTTCCGTGATCGGGAAAGAAGTAGGCCGAGTTCTCCTTACCAAACTGAGGAGCGATACCCCAGCCGGTTTTGCTGCCGCTTTTGGGATCCAGCGTTGCACTCACCGGGAAGCCGGACTGCGAGTGAGAAGCGAGGGCCCGCTTGAGGGGAATCACCCGCCGATCCGAAACGGACAGCGTGGTACTGGGGTTCGGTGCTTTCGCGACGATGGTCTGCCAGACCACCTTGCGGTCTTTATCGAGCAGGCTGACTTTGAAGTTCGCCAGCCGATCGCCCGAGCCATCGGTGCGGTTCCAGATCTGAATGCGTTCGACGGGCGTCTCTGAATTGAGGTCGAGCTCCCACCAGGGTTGGACTTCCTGGTTCGTGTGAGTCGTAGACTTCGCGTTGAAGAAGTGGCCGTCGGTGTTACCATCGATGGCGAGTTTCGCGGGCGCGGAGTGGCTGGTACTCGACTGTGTGGCGACTCCCTGGCCGGCG is a window from the Gimesia benthica genome containing:
- a CDS encoding DUF1501 domain-containing protein, producing the protein MNLKQQQLQAVTRRHFLAQGSTGIGSIALGAMLAENNRAAANKPEQPEAPPFRLPAKAKHVIFLHMAGSPPQQELFDYKPELVKRNMQPCPDSFLKGRGFAFIKGHPKMLGTPYKFKQYGEGGTWMSELLPNFQKVADDVAVIKSMHTDQFNHAPAQLFLYTGAPRFGGASMGSWITYGLGSENKNLPGFMVLLSGGSDPSGGKSLWGSGFLPSVYQGVQCRTSGDPILYVSNPKGINREVRRRSLDALKKLNEFELKQFGNPETLTRINQYELAFRMQMSVPEAVDLTSETKATHELYGTTGGAPSFANNCLLARRMVERGVRFIQLFDYGWDMHGTSKGNDLITAVPNKAKDIDRPLYALITDLKQRGLLDETLIVWSGEFGRTSMNEARNGSTFLGRDHHPHCYTIWMAGGGIKGGVSYGETDELGYFVTEKKASVRDLQSTILHLTGLDARKLKVPYQGLDQRLIGPADEDHLLEGVLA
- a CDS encoding DUF1553 domain-containing protein → MESLPENHFSGRNPLAQRARCECRPPADPSSKPNTPEIDFNRDIRPILSKNCFHCHGPDPETREAGLRLDERASAVMKLESDAHAIVPEDAAKSELFKRITSDDEYTVMPPPDVGEKLTDAQIAKIKAWIEQGAPYARHWSFIPPQRPALPEVKQQDWPANAIDRFILAKLEHAGLKPSPAADRYTLIRRLSFDLRGLPPTLDEVEQFVNDKSPDAYEKLVDRFLSDPAYGERWARKWLDLARYADSKGYGSDPLRMEIWRYRDWVINAFNQNMPFDQFTLEQLAGDMLPNPTLEQKVATAFHRNTMTNTEGGTDDEEFRVAAVRDRVDTTIQVWMGLTMGCAKCHTHKYDPITQKEYYQLYAIFNQTADTDKPTDEPTIAAPTPEMLQQTKRIETQIATLNQKLKTPTKELAAAQQKWESTLHAKPDWQTLKPTSVTSTAKTTQFAILDDGSILASGPAANENYTIETEIDAPAFKALRLEVLPDKSLAASGPGRAKDGNFVLSNIKVEMQPIKGKNKDAPAQGQFLRIEQQGKAKQILSLAEVQVFQGDKNIAGQGVATQSSTSHSAPAKLAIDGNTDGHFFNAKSTTHTNQEVQPWWELDLNSETPVERIQIWNRTDGSGDRLANFKVSLLDKDRKVVWQTIVAKAPNPSTTLSVSDRRVIPLKRALASHSQSGFPVSATLDPKSGSKTGWGIAPQFGKENSAYFFPDHGTAQPTGKQRLIVTLSHNYKDPQYALGHFRLSFTNDSQLEPRLKVPDDILAIVDTLSEARTPAQRDKLAAYYRGVAPLLKPTRDEIAKLQKAKPKYPQLPIMEELPADKQRKTHIMVRGSFLQPGDLVEPALLSSFNPAPKETPNNRIAVAKWLTDPANPLTARVAVNRYWSQLFGAGLVVTEEDFGTQGELPSHPQLLDWLATEFVENGWDMKALLKTIVMSNTYRQASTTEPIHIQKDPKNRLLSRGPRFRLSAEMIRDQALAVSGLLTKQVGGPSVYPVQPEGIWRAAFNGQRTWATSKDKDRYRRGLYTFWRRTVPYPSMATFDAPSREICTIRRINTNTPLQAMITMNDPVFIEISQALARRLYEEGGTTTESRIEYGLQLCLLRPPQPEQVQPLLELYESEKAYYAAHPEEAKQLLENPLHPLPEKYNPAELAAWTVIANVLLNMDGVLTKG